ATTATCAACTTTATTCCCAAAGAAATAAAACCAATTAATAATCAAATAATACAACAATTTATGAAAAAACTTATTGTATCATGTGCATTAATGGTTATTACATTGGTATCGTATGCCCAAACCTATAAAATGTATTCTACGAGAAATTACCATAACCAACTCCGTTTAAATACGATGACAGGTGAAGTACAACAAATTCAAGATGATGGTCAATCTTGGGAAATTTGCAGTGCGAGAGAAGCTTCAGGGGATAAAGTAGGAAGATTTTGCCTTTATGAGACACAGAATATGTGGACTTTTATAATGCTTGACACATATACAGGTAAAAATTGGCAAGTCCAATTTAGTGTAAAAGGCGAAGATTATATGTTTGCTGCACCGATAAACATTTTCTCTCTTGCATATCCTGAAACAACTTCAAATTGGAGTAATAGGTTTCAGATGTTCAGAACTCAAAATATGTGGACTTTTATACTATTAGATTCGTATAATGGGCGATTATGGCAAGTCCAATATAGTACACAAGATTTGGATAATCTATTTTGCATACCAATAAATAAATATGAGTTAGTTTCTGATAACGAAAAATGTATATTCTCCATTCAACCATTGACAAGTATGTATCAATACTATCTCATAAATGATAATACAGGAGATATGTGGAAATTCCAATGGAGTACCAAAGGGGATGATTATAGGTGGATTGAGAAATTTAAATAGCTATTATTCTCGGATATGCAGTTAGTTTTATTCATAGCTTTGATTTGTTTTGTTGCTCTTTTTATAATAGTAGCAATACGAATGCACCTCAAAAACAAATCCAAAGAATTAACAGAAAAATTGCTTCAAATATCCGCTTATAGTGAGAAGTCCAGCTACGAGCAAGCCCAAGAGAGGCTGTCTAAACTTAACGATGCTGTATTTATTGATATTCCGGCAGACTTAAACAATGTTTTTTATGGTAAGATAATATCGGCAGCGCAAGAAAAGGATTTCACAAATCATTATATATCATATTTTCAAGAAGCATATTCACTTGTTAAGAAACTTGAAACTTTCAATATCACGCCATCTGTAACAATCTCAAACCTAATTCGTGACTTTGGTAATATCAAGAGGCTTGTCAAACAACATAATGATACGGTAATAAATTCCTTACTTGATACACACAAGGATTTTTTCGACCATTGTTTGAAATATCCATTGGATAAACAGCAAAGACGTTCAATTGTTTCAGAGGAAGATAATTGTTTAGTGGTTAGTAGTGCAGGTAGTGGAAAGACCTCTTCTATTGTTGGAAAAGTCAAGTATCTAACAGAAATCAAAGACATTGCCCCTCATAGAATCTTACTGATTAGTTACACGAACAAAGCAGCAGCCGAACTAACGGAGAGAATGGCTACCAACGGTTTGAAAGGCTATACATTTCATAAATTAGCCATTGATATTATCGAAAAAGAAACTGGTGTTAAACCTTCTATATGCGATAATACTGATGCCTTATTTATAGATATTTATCACACTCTATTAGGGAATGAGGATTTTAAGAAAAGTGTAGTAGAATACTTCATCGACTACCAAACCAATGAAGCAGATTGGGAACAACGCAAGAATGAAAGGCGAGAAAAATTGTCAGAGCAAAAGAATGTACAGCTAAAAGCGATGTTTCCCGATATGGACGGTAGAACCATATATGTGAGAAGTGAACAGGAACAAAAGATATGTTTTGTTTTATCATCTCTTGGAGTGCAATTCAGATATGAAGAGCCATACGAACATCAATTGGCAGATGAAATGCACTCTCAATATCGCCCTGATTTTTCTATATACTTCGAGCAAAAGGGAGTACCCAAACGAATCTATTTGGAACATTTCGGAGTTGATGAACACGGTCTTGTCCCAGCTTGGTTTGCAAAAGACAAGAATATAACATACGAAGAAGCCAATCAAAAATATAATGATGGTATAACTTGGAAGAAAACTGCTCATGAGAAATTTGGCACTCAGCTTTTAGTGACATCAAGCGCAGATTTCCATTATTCTGACATAAAAGATAAACTCAAAAAAATATTAACAGATGTGGGCGTACCAATTCAAGAGAAAACAGACGAAGAATTATATGATTTGGTTTTGCCCAAAGGTAGTAAGCAAGAAAAAGCGTTTATACGGCTTGTAGTTACTTTCGTAACATTGGTAAAATCAAGTTGTAAATCAGTTAAAGAAGTTCTGAAGCAAGCAAAGAATGCAGGTGATGAACGAAGTGTTTTTATCATCAAAAACATATTTCAACCTGTATATGAACGTTATAAAAGTGCATTAAGCGATAGTAACCAAATCGATTTTACTGATGCGATTCTTCAAGCCACAGAGATATGTCGTACTACACATCTTGTTGAGTATGATTACATCATTGTGGATGAGTTTCAAGACATATCGGTTGACCGTTACAACTTCTTAAAAGTATTGAGAGAGGGAAATCCGCCTGCAAAGTTGTATTGTGTAGGTGATGATTGGCAGTCCATATATCGTTTTTCGGGAAGTGATATGGCTCTTTTTAATCAATTTCCAGAATATTTTGGTACAACAGAGATAAATAAGATAGAAACCACATATAGATTTGGAGAGCCTTTGGTCTCTTTATCATCTCGTTTTATTCAACGTAATAACGCACAAATAAAAAAAGATATACATTCATTCAGTTCTGATATGAAAACAGAATTGGAGTTTTGTTCTTACGACAGACGTGATTACTGCAAAACAATAGGAGAACTTATAGATTCTATTCCATTGGATAAATCTATATTTTTATTGGGACGCTATTCTTTTGATGATTATTACTTGTCATTTATGTATCAAGGGATAAAAGAAGGTAATAGATTTTACTATGTAATAGGAGGAAGAAAAATTGAGTTCTTGACAGTACATAAATCAAAAGGTCTTGAAGCAGATTATGTGATACTTTTACAATGTAATAAAGATACCTATGGCTTTCCATCACTTGTAAGCGATGACCCTGTGCTTAATTATGTCCTGACTAAAAGTGATCAGTTCCCATATGGTGAAGAAAGGAGGTTGTTTTATGTTGCAATAACGAGAGCAAAGTTGAAAACACTTGTGCTATACGACAAGCGTTTCCCATCTGTATTTGTAGATGAGTTTTTGCATCCTGAAAAGGTATCAGAAGAAAGCTATGTAAAACACCCCAATGCTAATAAAAGATGGACAAGGCGTGCAGACCAGTTTTTATTAGAACTGCATAATGAAGGTAAGAGCGTAAAATACATCGCTGCCAAAATGGGCAGAAGTCAAACTTCAATCGTAATGCGATTGAACAAACTTACCCAATAGTCGCACTAATGCTATATTTTTTCACAACGATGATGTCTGTATGTTGCCACGTTGCCATAATACATTAGAATCTTTTGAATATTTCGTTTATCTTTTTTGTTTCGTTTTTCTCCTGCTCTTGGCATATCCTTGCCACACTCATGAGTAAACTTAGAGGCAGCCTATATATGCCTTCACTCTTCAAATGGATACGTTTCGTCGTAGATTTCACTTAGAGAACGGTCGTTGAAAAACCAGTGCGGTGTGGGCTGTATATGCTTGACCTTATATCCTTTTAGCTTAGCAGAAAGCGCACTAATAGAAGTTTCTTCTCCTTCATAACACACTTTACGCTCTGAAAGAACGGTAACAGAAATTGATGGGTCATCTTTCCATATGAGAATATCGCCTTTCTGCAACCCCATCTCATAGAAGTTGAGTGGTGGACGTTTGGCTTGTGCTTTTGTGCTGGCAGCTTTATCCTCATCGGTGAGGTCATTCTGTATCTCATCCGTCACTTCTTCCGTCACATCTTCATGATGAAAAAGCTCGAGGATGGCTTGTGCCTGCTCCACGTTGATACGGAAGAACTCACGGTTCTGGTTGATGCGCTGAGGGTCAAAGGCTTTATGAAGGGCTTTTTCAATTTTGAGACAATCACTTTTTTTGACCTTGCACGCAAATTTACACTCAAACGGAATGGGAACTCCTGTGGTATATAGTTCCTTCATCCGTTTATCAATGCCTTCCTGTGTGGTCATGCCTATTTTTACAAGTCCTGGCATCACAGGGTTTGTCAGAAGATAAACTATTCCGTATTCCATATCGTTGTTTTTTTAGAGACTATTGTACAGTTTGTCTTTGTTTATAATGAAATCAAGAACTCTTTCAAATTCGCGCATCAGTATGTTGCCGTTCTTGTTAGTGAATATATGTGAGTTCATTTTTTACTTCTCCTATATTTTTGATTACTGGCATTGGGATGCTCTGGATTGGTCATTTCGAGATAGCCAGCCTCGATTAGTGACATGATGTATGTCTGAATATTCTTACTATGGTATGTCACACCTACCCTTTCAAGAATTTCTTTGCTGCTACGTGGCACACTGCAGAAGTTTACTATATCCCTCTGCTTATTTGTTATTTTAGGACGTATAGTGTCAGAGTCTGCATTGAAAGTGTCAGAGTCGGTATCTAAGTCGGTGTCAGAGTATCTAAGTTTGGTGTCAGAGTCCGCATTAAAAGTGTCAGAGTCGGTATCTAAGTCGGTGTCAGAGTCTGCATTGGGTTGATTACTTATCTGCCTATTTATAGTAATCACGAACTCATTAGTCCTGTCATTATTGGTGAACGAGACATTCACGTCCTCCGACAAGGCACGAAGCATACCACTACCTGCTCCTGTGTAGGGAAGCAGGTGGATGGCATTTGTGAATAGGAACATATTGCGTGGCATGGATGTGCCTATAACAATATCATCTACGGTAAGTCCATTAGGGAGAATTCCGGGGCTGTGTATCTCCACCCTGTCATCAAAAATGAATATGCGGATTGGGGCTGTCGCATTCAGCGATCGATGCACTAAAGCATTTACGGTGAACTCAACAAGGCTGGTGTAAGGAATCTCCAACACGCCTTGCGAGTTAAACTCATTCCCAACCTGTATATGACGCAAGTTCCGGGTGAAGAAATCCATAATAGTCTCAAACTGATGAAGCAGATTACCCTCAATATCGGCATCGTTCACCTTGTCGCGAAATTGAGTACCGCCAAGATTGTTGCCTACAAAGCAAATACATTTTGCAGTCATCATTGGAAGCCAACGTTGGGTGTACTTGCCAAACAATAACATCGCGGCCACTGTGATTTTACCATCGGGACGAATAAAACGCAGGTTACGTAACAGTTTCTCTCCATTGTGCCCACTGGCAATAGCAGAACAGACGGTATCTAAAGAGGCTTCGCGAAATGCGTCGCCCACCAAGCCTTTTCTTGCTAACACCTTATCAAACTTGTTACTAAGGAAGGTTTTGATGGTACCCTCGTCTAAATCTTTGATGGTAGCATCTCTTACTCCTGCTTCATCTGGCGAAAAGCTGCCACAGTCAGTCATCATCTCGGCAAGCTCGGCATTGTCGAACACTTTGCGCTTGTCAGCACCGTTCTTCACCCACACAATTCCCCGATTGTCATGGTAGGGCTTATTCAATCCTTCCTTAATATGAGCCACAACAAGGCTTCCGCCATCCACAGAAATTGTTTCCACATCAACAAGGATGGCAGGAACAACATTCTCAGATGCGATATTGCTAAGTGTATTGGTGGTTTCCTGTACTTCCAAATAGGACAAAGGATTGATGTTTCCGGTTTTATCTACCGCACCAACAACCAACGTGCCACCACGTGCATTACTGAAAGCCACCAGTTCGCAACCGATGTCATAGTTGTCAAGGAGCCGTTCTTTGAACTGCACCTTACTGACCTCGCCAAGTTTTATCTGTTGGATAATATCTATTTCCTTCATTGTTCAAATGTTTTTGGTTGAGCAGTCTACCTGCATCAATATTCAAAGCCTCTGCTA
This sequence is a window from Bacteroides thetaiotaomicron VPI-5482. Protein-coding genes within it:
- a CDS encoding RNA-binding domain-containing protein, yielding MKEIDIIQQIKLGEVSKVQFKERLLDNYDIGCELVAFSNARGGTLVVGAVDKTGNINPLSYLEVQETTNTLSNIASENVVPAILVDVETISVDGGSLVVAHIKEGLNKPYHDNRGIVWVKNGADKRKVFDNAELAEMMTDCGSFSPDEAGVRDATIKDLDEGTIKTFLSNKFDKVLARKGLVGDAFREASLDTVCSAIASGHNGEKLLRNLRFIRPDGKITVAAMLLFGKYTQRWLPMMTAKCICFVGNNLGGTQFRDKVNDADIEGNLLHQFETIMDFFTRNLRHIQVGNEFNSQGVLEIPYTSLVEFTVNALVHRSLNATAPIRIFIFDDRVEIHSPGILPNGLTVDDIVIGTSMPRNMFLFTNAIHLLPYTGAGSGMLRALSEDVNVSFTNNDRTNEFVITINRQISNQPNADSDTDLDTDSDTFNADSDTKLRYSDTDLDTDSDTFNADSDTIRPKITNKQRDIVNFCSVPRSSKEILERVGVTYHSKNIQTYIMSLIEAGYLEMTNPEHPNASNQKYRRSKK
- a CDS encoding GIY-YIG nuclease family protein — its product is MEYGIVYLLTNPVMPGLVKIGMTTQEGIDKRMKELYTTGVPIPFECKFACKVKKSDCLKIEKALHKAFDPQRINQNREFFRINVEQAQAILELFHHEDVTEEVTDEIQNDLTDEDKAASTKAQAKRPPLNFYEMGLQKGDILIWKDDPSISVTVLSERKVCYEGEETSISALSAKLKGYKVKHIQPTPHWFFNDRSLSEIYDETYPFEE
- a CDS encoding UvrD-helicase domain-containing protein codes for the protein MQLVLFIALICFVALFIIVAIRMHLKNKSKELTEKLLQISAYSEKSSYEQAQERLSKLNDAVFIDIPADLNNVFYGKIISAAQEKDFTNHYISYFQEAYSLVKKLETFNITPSVTISNLIRDFGNIKRLVKQHNDTVINSLLDTHKDFFDHCLKYPLDKQQRRSIVSEEDNCLVVSSAGSGKTSSIVGKVKYLTEIKDIAPHRILLISYTNKAAAELTERMATNGLKGYTFHKLAIDIIEKETGVKPSICDNTDALFIDIYHTLLGNEDFKKSVVEYFIDYQTNEADWEQRKNERREKLSEQKNVQLKAMFPDMDGRTIYVRSEQEQKICFVLSSLGVQFRYEEPYEHQLADEMHSQYRPDFSIYFEQKGVPKRIYLEHFGVDEHGLVPAWFAKDKNITYEEANQKYNDGITWKKTAHEKFGTQLLVTSSADFHYSDIKDKLKKILTDVGVPIQEKTDEELYDLVLPKGSKQEKAFIRLVVTFVTLVKSSCKSVKEVLKQAKNAGDERSVFIIKNIFQPVYERYKSALSDSNQIDFTDAILQATEICRTTHLVEYDYIIVDEFQDISVDRYNFLKVLREGNPPAKLYCVGDDWQSIYRFSGSDMALFNQFPEYFGTTEINKIETTYRFGEPLVSLSSRFIQRNNAQIKKDIHSFSSDMKTELEFCSYDRRDYCKTIGELIDSIPLDKSIFLLGRYSFDDYYLSFMYQGIKEGNRFYYVIGGRKIEFLTVHKSKGLEADYVILLQCNKDTYGFPSLVSDDPVLNYVLTKSDQFPYGEERRLFYVAITRAKLKTLVLYDKRFPSVFVDEFLHPEKVSEESYVKHPNANKRWTRRADQFLLELHNEGKSVKYIAAKMGRSQTSIVMRLNKLTQ